One window of the Triticum dicoccoides isolate Atlit2015 ecotype Zavitan chromosome 3B, WEW_v2.0, whole genome shotgun sequence genome contains the following:
- the LOC119275831 gene encoding cysteine proteinase inhibitor 12-like yields the protein MRVAATRPASSAPVALLAALALLFLVGSASLAIGAMASHVLGGKSENPDAANSLETDGLARFAVDEHNKRENALLEFVRVVEAKEQTVAGTLHHLTLEALEAGRKKVYEAKVWVKPWLDFKELQEFRHTGDATSFTISDLGAKRGGHEPGWRDVPVHDPVVKDAASHAVKSIQQRSNSLLPYELVEIVRAKAEVVEDFAKFDILMKLKRGTKEEKMKAEVHKNLEGAFVLNQMQPEHDESSSQ from the exons ATGCGCGTTGCTGCGACGCGGCCCGCCTCCTCCGCTCCCGTTGCCCTCCTCGCCGCTCTagccctcctcttcctcgtcggctcCGCCTCGCTCGCCATCGGAGCCATGGCCAGCCACGTCCTCGGCGGCAAGAGCGAGAACCCCGACGCGGCCAACAGCCTCGAGACCGACGGCCTCGCCCGCTTCGCCGTCGACGAGCACAACAAGCGCGAG AACGCGCTGCTGGAGTTCGTACGGGTCGTGGAGGCCAAGGAGCAGACGGTGGCCGGCACGCTGCACCACCTCACGCTTGAGGCGCTTGAGGCCGGGCGGAAGAAGGTGTACGAGGCCAAGGTCTGGGTCAAGCCGTGGCTCGACTTCAAGGAGCTGCAGGAGTTCCGCCACACCGGGGATGCCACCTCCTTCACCATCTCCGACCTCGGCGCCAAGAGAG GGGGACATGAGCCTGGATGGCGTGATGTGCCTGTGCATGATCCTGTAGTCAAAGATGCTGCAAGCCATGCTGTGAAATCAATCCAGCAGAGGTCGAATTCCCTTCTCCCATATGAACTTGTTGAAATCGTTCGTGCAAAGGCTGAG GTGGTTGAAGACTTCGCGAAGTTTGATATCCTCATGAAACTGAAGAGAGGGACCAAGGAGGAGAAAATGAAAGCCGAGGTGCATAAGAACCTCGAGGGAGCTTTTGTGCTGAACCAGATGCAGCCAGAGCATGACGAATCTAGCAGCCAGTGA